The Ralstonia sp. RRA DNA segment GCCCTGTTTCCTGCCGCTCCATGCCAAGCCGCCACACATCTCCGCTTCCAGAAGCGGAATGGCTCTTCAGCGAAAACGACTGCTTTGCGAAAAGCATCACCCACTCTTGGCGCGTGCAGTAATGCCTAAGATTCACATCAATTCCAGTTCCGCGGTCCCAAATGATGATTTGTCGAAGAAGGGCCTCTCCGAAGTTAAAGGACAAGGGAACTCGTATCGTTCCATGCTCGACGCGTGGCCGATGATTGTAAAAGACGGCTTGCTTGGAGAGCCGCCACATTTCAGAAAGACATTTCCGCTGCCAGTCGTCATATTCGCCCTGAGGAAGCGCGTCCGAATGCAGGCCGTAACCATCCCGGAACCGTCCTCCTTTGTTGGCCGCCCCAGGCTTGTACATGCCTTTCCCGCCGCCGCCCGGGATGAGTCCCATGTTGTAGGGCGGACTGGTGACCGTGACGTCGACGCACTCATCGCTCATCTCCGACATCACTTCCAGGCAATCACCGCAATACAAAGTTGCCGAGCCAATTTTCACTTTGGTTACGCTGCTCATGAATCCCTCGTTCCACACGTTATTCCGAATTTTAATTATATTCGAGAATCATGAATTACACACGTTATTCCGCAGAGCCATATTTATACAGTATGAGCAAACCAATATGCCCAGGTCTCAGAGGAGATCTAGCGGCCAGCGACATCGTCTGGTTCTACCGTGAGCGCACGTGCTGCACGTGCTCACATGCCATCTGCGAGCTTGAAGGACAAGGCGATGGGCTATTTTTGAACGTAGTGGCGGGGTGTGATCGGGGGTTGCGGAACAGCAGCTACCCGTGTGACTCATACGAGCGCGAACCTGGTGTCGACTGAAGGGGAAAGTTTTTGCGAAAACCGCGCTTTGGCGAATCGCAATGACCCAGCAGGCGATCTATGACCCAAGCATTGCGCTTGGCGGCCTGCAAAGCCTTATGAATACTTGGCGGAGAGAAGGGGATTCGAACCCCTGATAGGCTATTAACCTATACACG contains these protein-coding regions:
- a CDS encoding site-specific DNA-methyltransferase; the encoded protein is MSSVTKVKIGSATLYCGDCLEVMSEMSDECVDVTVTSPPYNMGLIPGGGGKGMYKPGAANKGGRFRDGYGLHSDALPQGEYDDWQRKCLSEMWRLSKQAVFYNHRPRVEHGTIRVPLSFNFGEALLRQIIIWDRGTGIDVNLRHYCTRQEWVMLFAKQSFSLKSHSASGSGDVWRLGMERQETGHPAPFPVALPETVIETTGAGVLFDPFMGSGTTGVACARRGKQFIGIELEPKFFDIACERISNAERQGCGLFAPAEIAEQHGLFDASVA